TAAATTTAAAAATTGTTGGAACGTATGTTTTAAAATTATTAATTGTTTCGTTATCAAGTTTATTTAAAATCTCCTGCTTAGGAACATACACTTCTTTCCAAGGATCATCAACAATATAAATATTATTTTGCTCACCCATTGTGATGCTTTCGTAGGAAGGTAAATAATTTAGATTGTGATAACCAGGAATAAATGTAACTCCTTTATATTTAGAAAAATCTTTTATGTTAAATTCATCATCAAAAAATATATGGAATATAGTTCGATTGTTTCTGTCAATCCCCCAGAGTGAATAATCTTCATCAGAATATAATCCACAAACTGTAGAAATGCCTAAACTTTTTGTGCTGATTTCTTTAAAAATACTCAAATCAGATTTGTTAGCAATAAAAATGAAAGTGCTATCTGCAAATTGATTGTTAGAGTAGAATCCTTCTAACCCCAAATAAAAATAATTATCATCAAGTGCAAATCCTTCATAACCGATATTCCAATTTGTGTATTTATAAAATAAACTTGCAGGTGTATAACTCATTTTTATTACTGATGTGATTTGTTTTGAAAGGACATCATTGTTATTGAATATTAATTTATAAATTCCTACATAGTCATTGTAGTTATCACCATTACCTTCAACTGATAAATAAACTTCACCGGATCCTTTATCATAAGTTATTTCTTCAAAATCTTTTTTAGGAAAATTAGAAAAATAATTTTCAGCGCTATCTATAAATGAAACGTTTTCTATGTCAAATATTGTATCGCTTTCAAGTGTTAAAAGATTTATAAAGCCGATATCATCAGCAGTAAGAAAATATTTTTTACCACATTCGCTTTTTATAAAAGCAATTCCGGATGTCTGGTCAGTTCTGGAATGATTAGTTTTTAACCACTTTGGAAAATTTTGATCTGTACTCAATAAAATATTTTCATCTTGAGCAAGTAAATTAACCCCACAGGTAAAAACAATAATTAATAACAATGATCGAAACATTTTTAAAAATAGATATTAGAAATTAATAACTTTTGCAATACAAATATAAGCATTATCTCATTATCACGCCTTAAAAATAAGCTTCTTGTTAAACTTTTGTGTGTTAACTATCTTTGATTAATGATTTTATTCCGATACATACTTAAGGCTCATTTTATCCCATTCGTGTTTTCATTAGTAACGTTAATGTTCATTTTTCTCCTGCAGTTTATGATGAAATTTGCTGATAGATTAGTTGGCAAAGGGTTGGATGGCTGGGTTATTACTAAATTAATTGCATACAATCTTTCTTGGATGGTTGTGCTTGTTGTGCCGATGGCATCATTAGTTGCAACATTAATGGCGTTTGGTAATCTTAGCCAGAACAATGAAGTAACAATAATGAAAGCATCCGGCATAAGTCTTTACAAAATGATGTTTCCTCCTTTTCTAGCAAGCATCGTTGTTGCAATTCTCCTTTTCCAATTTAATAATGATGTTCTACCAGATGCTAATCATCAGGCAAAAATATTAATGAGTGATATTTCTCGAACAAAACCTACGCTTTCACTTGAGCCTGGTTTTTTTTCGCAGGAAGTTAACAACTACGCAATTTTAGTTCGATCAATTGATCAAAACTCCAACTGGTTATATCAAATCACTATTTATGATTACACTAATGGCGCAAAGGTAAATGTTGTTACTGCTGATAGCGGTAAAATATTTTTTTCAAAAGATCAATCTAAGTTGCTTATGGATTTGTACCACGGAGAAATTCACGAATCCGATATTCAAAATACCACGATGTACAGAAAGCTTGAGTTTGAAAAACATATTATTACAATGGATGGTGATCAATTTTCGTTTCAACAATCCGGACCAACATCACGCGGTGAAAGAGAACTTAGTGTATATGATATGCAAATTATTACTGACAGCATTAAAATAGTTTTAAATGAAAACTTCACTTTGTTTAAAAAAGAAGTACAAAGACATTTATTCTTAGACAGTTCAGAAGCATTTCCTAAAACTGAAAATAATTTGGGTAATAATCCTGAACTAGTTTATTTGCGAGCTGTTGATAAAGTAAGAACTGTTAAAAATATTATTAACTCCAATTTCAACAGAGTTGAGTGGACAAAACGCGAACTTGAAAAGTATGAAGTTGAAATTTACAAGAAGTATGCTTTACCCGGAGCGTGCATAATATTTATGTTGATAGGTGCGCCTTTAGGTGTAATGGTTCGTAAAGGTGGATTTGGCGTTGCAGCAGGTATTAGTTTGTTTTTCTTTCTTATCTATTGGGCGTTTTTAATTGGCGGAGAAAAATTATCCGAGCGCGGGTTCTTCTCCCCATTTATTGGAATGTGGGCAGCTAATATAGTTTTAGGCATTGTTGGAATTATCTTAACTATTAAAACAAATAAAGAAGTTAAAACTATTACATTCAATTTTATTAAAAAATTAATTCCAAAAAAGTTAAGACAAAAAGATACAGCTGTGATAGATGAAAATAATTGATAAATATTTAATCAAGCAGTTTTTGCAAACGCTATTTTTTGGACTGCTCGGATTTACAGTTATTTTTATTGTAATTGATGCGATGGAAAACCTTGATGATTTTATTGATCAAAGTGTACCTGCGTTTAAAATAATTCATTACTACATTGTTTTCTCTCCGGAAATTATTCGATTGATTACACCGGTTGCCGTTCTATTTGCCGCTTTGTTTACTGCGGGTAAGGTTGCAAATTTAAGTGAGCTAACTGCAATAAAAGCAAGTGGTGTTAGTCTATTTAGATTTATGCTTCCATTTATTATCACAACTTTTTTTATAAGTTTTTTCTCAATCTATTTTAGCGGCTACGTTGTTCCGATGGCCAATAAAACTAAATTAAATATCGAACAAGAATATCTAAAAAAGAATTTGAACTTTTCCGGCAGCAACATTTATTTTCAGGATTCAAAACAAAGAATTGTAAGCATTTCTTTTTTTGATAATAACTCCAACAGAGCAAATAGAGTTAGCATTCAGGATTTTAATGCAAAAGATCTCAAACAAATGCAATCCAGAATTGATGCCGTAAGCATGGTCTATGATACTTTAAAACATGTTTGGGTTGCTAACAACGGAATTAAAAGAGATTTTTACGGAAAAAAACAAAATGCGGAATATTTTACAGAGTATCCTATACCAAACTTAAATTTTACACCTTCCGATTTGTTGCAAAAGCAAACACGACCATCCGAGATGAATTTATCTGAACTAAGCAATCTTATAAAATCTCAAGAGAATGCGGGTAACGACCCTACTTCTACATTAATTGAATATCATTCCAGAATTGCCTTTGCAATGACAAGTGTAATTGTGGTTTTGTTTGGCTTACCAATATCTGCCAACAAAAGAAAAGGCGGCATTGCATCGCAAGTTGGATTGAATATTCTTGTAACTTTTTTGTATTTAGTCTTTATGAAGGTCAGTCAGGCTTTCGGAAAAAACGGATTGCTAAACCCTATTATCACAGCGTGGATAGCAAATTTTGTATTTATGATTGCCGCTGCAATAAATCTTTGGCGAGCAAGACAGTAATTTTTTTAATTCTACTTTTCTATTTTGATTAATTAATTTTCCATCTTGAACTAAATGCTGCAGATAACATATCTGATGATTTGGGGAATAACATATTTTGCATTGCATTTGTTGCAAGATGAATTTCAAGGAATCCAAAATCATAGCCCATTCCATATGACCAATTAGTCGATTCAGCACCTCCAAATTCAAAACCAGATCTTAAGAAAGGAAAAGCTGCCCAAGGCTGCCATTCAAATCCAAAAGAAACTCTTGGTTTAGTTGAATTACCGGGTAAATTGTTAAACCCTTGATTGTAATCAAAAGCAACCATAAACTTTCCGGGAAAACCATTTTCATGATCCTTTGAAACTTGCCACGCTGTACCAATTCTTAATGCAGTAGCAAGTTTTGTAACAAACATATCAATAGCTTCCCCTGTTCCAAAAATTTTATCAAACACAGAATCACGCTGTGATTTGTTACTAATATCTGTTACTATAATATCACCTTCTGACACAAATCTTGCAGCATTTTTATTCCATGTTATTTGTCCAATATCAGTTATTGCAATTGCAAATTTCCAGGAATTATTTATCATCCCTGAAAAACCAAAATCAAATCCAAAACCTTTTCCAACTGGAGAAGGAAACAAACCTAAATTTTGTTTTCTTTCAATATTTTCAAAGTCATAAGCGATTCCAAAATCATCAGACAACGCGGAATAAGCTAAAAGATTTGCTGATCCGGAAATTGTTCCATTTGCATTCGTGGTTAAATTAGTTGTTATTTCTTTTGTTGCCAGGTATCCAAATCCATGGTATAGTTTAAATGACATTCCAAAACCAAATTTCTCAAAAATTCCCTCGCTCAAGAATTCCAATTGTCTTGCATACGAAAGTGAATAGCTTCTTACCCACCATGCATCTATGGATGCATCACTAAAATCATATACTTTTCCTTCGTTGTAAGAAAGGTCTTTTATTGCTTGCGGAAAATTAAATCTGCCACCACCATAATCACCTACAGAAAATGCAAAAGTACCAATTTCAGAACCCGGATTTATACTAAATGATAAGAGCGCAATACCAGCATGTGTATAAAACTGCCCGCCATTTTCAAATAAACGATTAATACGAATTTTATCATCTTCATTTAATACTTTTTCCGTGCCACCAATTCCGCCAAAATAATATTTAAAATCATCATAGGATAAAAAATCTGTACCACTTCTAATTCCAGCAGATGGAAAAGGCAATGCAGTAGAAAAATCTATCGATCCTTTTTTAGAAAAAATTAAATTAGCAGGGTTTATTCCTATTGAAAAAACACCTTCAGAGGTTGCCGTATAAGTTTTGCCCAACCCTAAACTTCGTGCATCTGTAACGCCGGCTGATCCATATTGTGCAAAAGTTGCAATGGTGTATAATATTGTAATAAGTGAAATGTAACAATAATTTTTCATGTTTTTCTAGCTTGATTTGAAATTTTGAATGAGTTGATACGAACGAAAGGAATGTAATTAATAGAATGGTTTTGAAATGAAAATCTAATTCTATAGAAATAAACAGGCTTATATGTAAGTTTTATATTCATGAATCATTTATATTTTAAAACAGATTCATTCTCCACCAGTTGAATCCAATAACGTTAAGCTTGGGACAACAATTATTCCAATTAATGTTTTGATTAAAAATGAATTTTTGAAAGGAGTAGGATTTGATTGCGGAAAATCTGACTAATCTAAAGTAATAATTACAAAAAAAGCCGGCTAAATAGCCGGCTTTCAATTAAGATCGGAGCAGTATAATTAGTTTACTTTTTCAGTACTTTTTGGCGGAACAAAACCGAACATCTGATTTGGTGCATTGTCAATTTTAATCTCGCCAAACTTTGCTTCAAACTTATCAATGTTATCTATCAAAGCTTTCATTAACATTTTTGCATGCTGCGGAGTTGTAATTATTCTGCTGTAAACTTTCGCTTTAGGAATACCGGGCACAATTCGAGTAAAATCAATTATAAATTCTGCTGGTGAATGTGAAATAATTGCAAGATTAGAATAAATTCCTTCAGCTTCTTTTTCACCAAGCTCAATGTTTAACTGCTGCCCTTGTGGTTGTTTATTATCCATAATTATTTATCTTATTTTATCTGCTTCATCAAAAGCGTGTTTAGCATCATCGTTCATTCCAAGCACAGAATAAACTTTTCCTAAAAGTTCCCAAGTTTGTGCATTAGCATCTTTCATCTGAACAGCTTTTTCTAAAAAAGGTAATGCTGATTGATACTTTGCTTTATATTCATCCGAAACTACTCCTGTTTCATCAGATTTTTTATTTAAGAAGGTTCCCCACTTTAAATAGGTTACACCAAGATTGTAAATAGCATTGTCGTAAGCTGCATCAATTTCAATAGCTTTTTTGAACTGAGTTTCAGCACCGGCAAAATCATCTGCACCTAATAAAAGAACACCATAATTATATCTGATGTTTTTATCTTCAGGTTTTGCCTCAACAAGATTCTTATACTTATCAATAGCTTCAGTGCTTCTTTCTGCACCAATATAAGAGGTTGATAAAGTAACAAGCATTTCCGGATCATTAGGATAAATTTTTAATCCTTCTTCTAAAACATCAATGCTTTTATTAAACTCAACTTTCGCTTCTTCAACTTTTCCTTCATTTTTTAGATTAGTTCCATTTACATAATAAATTTCACCTAAGAACTTATATCCATCAATAGATTTTTCACGATCTATTAATTGTTTTAACGGAGCAACAGCAGCTTCATTCTCACCTTTACTTAAATAAACAAACGCAAGATTTTTATATGTATCTGCAGAATCTGGTTCGATTCTAAGTGCGGAATTAAAATCTGAAATTGATTTATCATAATAAATTTTTGCACTATCTGGATCAGCTGATTTTATGCCTCTCTGATAATAGCCAACACCGCGATTAAAAGCCTGTGCCCAAAAATACTTTCTGGAAGTATTGATATCCTTTTCAAAGTTCTTGCTGATGGCTAGTGATTTATCATAACTATCAACCATTTCCATAAAATTTCCTTGTTCGCCATGAACAAATCCTAATAAATAAAATCCTTCATCACTTTTAGGATTTTTTGTTACTTCTTTCTGTAAAACTTCTAGAGCTTTATCGTAGTTTTTCTGCTGAATGTATAATTTAGCACTTGTAATTTCTGTGGATCCGCATTGATATCCCACAAAAAGCATACTTAACATAAGTAATGCAACTACGAACAATTTTGTTTGTCTCATTTTCTCTCCGATTATAAGTAAAAAATTAATTCCTTTATTCATACTCTTCTAATTTTATAGCTCAAAGATACAAACATTTTTTAAAATATATAGCCATTTCTTAGGTGTTAAAACACCAATTTAAATTGATTTTACTTGCTTAAAAGGATATTTTTTGGTAACAAAAAAGAGGTTTATTGTGACCACCGAACAAATTATCAAAACTATCCCAAAAGTACTTTTACACGACCATCTTGATGGTGGACTTAGACCCCAAACTATTATTGATCTTGCTGAAGAACTTAACTACAATAAACTTCCCACAAAAAATGCTAGCGAACTTGCCGAGTGGTTTCATCGCGGTGCAAATAAAGGAAATCTTGTAGAATATCTTCAAGGCTTTGAACACACAACTGCAGTTATGCAAACTAAAGAAGGATTGGAACGTATTTCCTACGAAATGATGGAAGACATGCATAACGATGGTGTTGTTTATGTTGAAACAAGATTCGCTCCCGTTTATCACAGAATGAAAGGTTTATATTACGAAGATTCCGTTAATGCAGTGCTTGCAGGATTAGAACGCGGGAAAAAAGATTTTGGAGTTGGTTATGGTTTGATACTTTGCGGAATGCGTAATATGAAAGACACAGTTGATATAGCAGAACTAGCTGTAAATTTTAGAAATGATGGAGTTGTTGGATTTGATCTTGCAGGTGAAGAGGGCGGCTATCCACCTAAAAAACATATCGAAGCTTTTCAACATATACAAAGAGCTAATTTCAATATTACAATTCATGCAGGTGAAGCATTTGGTAAAGAATCTATCTGGCAGGCAATACAATGGTGCGGCGCACATAGAATCGGACACGCAACAAGATTATTGGAAGATATTGTTCTTGATGCAAACGGCAATGTTGTAAAGTTTGGAGAACTTGCTCAATATGTTTTGGATAAAAGAATTCCGCTTGAGATTTGTCTTCTAAGTAATCTTCATACAGGTGCAGTTGATAAGTTAGAAAATCATCCGTTTGGAATTTTGTACAAAGAAAAATTCCGCGTTACAATAAATACTGATGATAGGCTAATGAGCGACACTACAATGACAAAAGAATTCTTAACTGCAATTGAATATTTCAATCTAAACTTTGAAGATTTTGAAAAGATCACAATCAACTCAATGAAGTCTGCATTCATTCCTTATAAAGAAAGATTGCAATACATTTACAACATAATTAAACCAGGTTATCAAAAAATACGAGAAAAAATATTATCGTTTAATAACGCTAAAGGAGAAAATGAAAAAACTATTCACTAATTACAATTTTGAATTCGATAAGAATGAAAAAAAATTATTAACAAATTTTTGTAAACAAGCTTTAAAACAAGTATCCGGCGATAGCAGATTTTTTGCTGAAGAAAAAGCATTTAATTCCATTATAGAAAAATTAAATCAGGGCGAAGACGTAGTTAAATTTACAAAAGATGAAAAGATAAGATTGACTCATCAGCTTAAACAAAACTCTGACTTTATGAAAAAGGAAATGAAAAAAAGCTGGTTTATAAAAAAATGGATTTACAAATCTTTATTCAAACAATACGATAGTTTATTGGAAAAGCATTTTAAGGATTAATAATGTTGACAGATACAAAAAATATTATAGCACCCACAGGCACAGAAATTTCTTGTAAGGGCTGGATTCAGGAAGCCGCAATGCGAATGCTGATGAATAATCTGCATCCCGATGTTGCTGAAAATCCAAATGAATTAATTGTTTACGGCGGAAGTGGAAAAGCTGCTCGCAATTGGGAAGCATATGAAGCAATAATAACATCACTGCAAAGTTTAGAAAATGATGAAACTCTTTTAGTTCAATCAGGCAAACCTGTTGGAATATTTAAAACACATACAAACGCGCCACGAGTAATAATTTCAAACTCCATGCTTGTTCCTGATTGGGCAACGTGGGATGAGTTCCGCAGATTAGAACAGCTTGGTCTAACGATGTACGGACAAATGACAGCTGGCAGTTGGATTTACATTGGAACTCAAGGAATCCTACAAGGCACTTATGAAACTTTTGCAGAAGCAGCAAAAAAATATTTTGGTGGCTCACTTAAAAACAGATTTGTTTTAACTGCTGGATTAGGCGGTATGGGTGGCGCTCAACCCCTTGCAGCAACGTTTAATGGCGCTGCATTTCTTGGTGTTGATGTTGATCGAGCAAGAATCCAAAAAAGAATTGATACTGGTTACACAGATGTAATTACAGATAACCTTGATGAAGCACTGAATATTGTTCTCGATGCAAAACAAAAAGGAGAAGCGCTTTCTGTTGGGTTGATTGGTAACGCCGGAGAAGTTCATCACGAAATTATTAAGCGGGGAATTGTTCCAGATATCGTAACAGATCAAACATCTGCACATGACATGTTAAATGGTTATGTTCCAATGGAAATGAGTTTTGAAGATGCAGTTGAATTAAGAAAATCCGATCCAGAAAAATATATTTCTCTTTCCCGCAAAACCGTTATTAAGCATGTTGAAGCAATGTTGGAATTTAAAAAACGAGGGTCAATAGTTTTTGATTATGGAAATAATATTCGCGGTGAAGCTAAGGAAAACGGATTGGCAAATGCTTTTGATATTCCGGGATTTGTTCCGGAATTCATTCGCCCCCTTTTCTGTGATGGCAAAGGACCATTTCGTTGGGCCGCACTTAGCGGTGATCCAAATGATATTTATGTTACTGATCAAGCTATACGAGAAGCCTTTCCGGAAAACAAACAACTTCTCAACTGGATTGATATGGCACAAAAGAAAGTTCACTTTCAAGGATTACCCGCACGAATTTGCTGGCTCGGTTATGGTGAACGTGCAAAGATGGGAAAGATTTTTAACAAACTTGTTGCTGATGGAAAAGTTAAAGCACCAATTGTAATCGGAAGAGACCATCTTGATTGCGGTTCTGTAGCATCACCAAACAGAGAAACAGAAGGAATGATTGATGGAAGTGATGCAATTGCTGATTGGCCAATCCTAAATGCGCTCCTAAATGCTATCGGAGGTGCAAGCTGGGTTTCCGTTCACCATGGCGGCGGGGTTGGAATAGGTAAATCAATCCACGCCGGAATGGTTGTGGTTGCAGACGGAACTAAAGAAGCGGAAGAACGACTAGAAAGAGTTCTTACTTATGATCCTGGAATGGGAATAATGCGACACGCAGATGCAGGTTATCAACAAGCAATTGACAATGCAAAAAAATGGAATGTGAAAATTCCAATGTTAAAATAATTTTTGTTACTCAGAACGAAGATGAAGATTTGCAATTATATTAAAGTCCGAAATTCTATTATGAAAATTGTTAGTAAATCATTTCGATGGAGTCTTCGAATAAGAAACTTTACTTCTTGTTCCGGAAACAAATTTCTCCCTTCGGCCGAAATGACACTAATTATTTTTTTGTGTTTTTCCTTTGCTAGCACATCTTTCTCACAAGATAAAAGCAAAATAAATTTTGAAACTTGTACTTTTAAAGATTTTCCACTCAATGGAAAAATAAAATTTGTAGAATCTTTTCCAGATATAACTGTTCAAATAGTGGAATCATTTCCTGATCTTAAAGTAAAAATAGTTAACTCGTTTCCGGATGATTGCGGAGAGTGGCAGATAGTAGATTCATTTCCTGATATTAAAATCAAAATAGTTGATTCGTTTCCAGATATAAAAGTTAAATTCGTTGAATCATTTCCAGGTAAACCATAAACAAAGAGGTATTTATGAAACTCAAAGTATTAGTAGCTGACAAATTTCCGGATAAATATATCCAGCAAATGAAAGACCTTGATCTTGAAGTAATCTACAATGCAAAACTTGGAGAAAAAGATCTTCCAGAAGCTGCAAAAGATGTGGATATAGTAGTTGTGCGTTCAACAATAGTAAACGAAGAAACTATCAGCAGCGGAAAAAAACTTAATTTAATTATTCGTGCCGGCTCAGGTGTAAACAATATCAACATTGCTGCAGCGAATAAAAAAGGCATCTATGTTACAAATTGCCCAGGTATGAATGCTGTTGCAGTAGCCGAACTTGCTCTTGGATTGATGATTTCACTCGATCGATTTATTCCTGACAATGTTTCTGATTTCAATAAAAACGTTTGGAATAAGGACAAGTATTCCAAGGGTAAAGGATTAAAAGGGAAAACGCTTGGCCTTATCGGAGTTGGAAATATTGGAAAAGAGGTAGCTAAACGTGCACTTGCGTTTGAAATGAATGTTTATGGAAAAGATATCACAAGAATTGAAGGCGTGCAAATAAAAGATTTCAGTGAAATGGATCAACTTCTACCTTTGTGTGATATAGTTACAATCCATTTGCCTTCTACCCCACAAACGAAAGGTTTATTCAACAAGCAAATGTTTGAGTATATGAAAGATGGCGCCTATCTAATTAACACATCTCGACAGGATGTAGTTGTTGAAGATGACTTGCTTGAAGCAATAAAAGAAAAAAACATCCGTTATGCATGTGATGTATTTAAAGGTGAACCTGAAGGTAAATCCGGTGAGGTTTTATCCAAGCTCCAAAACAATCCTAATGTTTATGTAACACATCATATTGGTGCTTCTACTGAGCAGGCACAAGATGCTGTTGCTGAAGAAACAATAAATATTATTAAGAAATTTGTTCATAGCGGAGTGATTGAACATTGGGTTAACAGAGCAAAGATTACAGATGCTCATTATCAACTTGTTGTTAAACATTATGATAAACCCGGTGTGCTAGCAAGTGTACTTGAAATTATACGAAGCGGCAACATTAACATTGAAGAGATTGAAAATATAATTTTTGAAGGTGGTATCGCTGCTTGCTGCACAATGAAATTACAGACTGCTGCAACCGCAGATATGCTTAAGAAGATAAGTGAAAATACTAATGTAATTAGTTCAAGTCACGTAGAGATTTAGTTTTGTTGTTGAGGGCGATTCTATGAATCGCTCTTTTTTTTTAATAATAGATGAATTTTATGATAAAGTATATTACTGTTATTTTAATTTTTATTGTAACTTCTTCCAAATTTACACTTTCCCAAATGCTTACAGAAAGATATGCACATCTTGGAAAAATGTTCATTCCCCAATTCTCATCTGCACCTTTTCCACATCTCAACCGAATGAACGGGCATACTTATAATGATAAAACTTATTCTGAACAAGAGCATTATTGTGATAGCAGTGTCGCGATTTTTATTCCTAAAGGATTTAATCCAACAGAAAAAACAAATATTGTGGTTTATTTCCACGGATGGAATAATAATATTGATAGTGCCTGTGTTCAATTTAATCTTATAGAACAATT
The window above is part of the Ignavibacteriales bacterium genome. Proteins encoded here:
- a CDS encoding LptF/LptG family permease; the protein is MILFRYILKAHFIPFVFSLVTLMFIFLLQFMMKFADRLVGKGLDGWVITKLIAYNLSWMVVLVVPMASLVATLMAFGNLSQNNEVTIMKASGISLYKMMFPPFLASIVVAILLFQFNNDVLPDANHQAKILMSDISRTKPTLSLEPGFFSQEVNNYAILVRSIDQNSNWLYQITIYDYTNGAKVNVVTADSGKIFFSKDQSKLLMDLYHGEIHESDIQNTTMYRKLEFEKHIITMDGDQFSFQQSGPTSRGERELSVYDMQIITDSIKIVLNENFTLFKKEVQRHLFLDSSEAFPKTENNLGNNPELVYLRAVDKVRTVKNIINSNFNRVEWTKRELEKYEVEIYKKYALPGACIIFMLIGAPLGVMVRKGGFGVAAGISLFFFLIYWAFLIGGEKLSERGFFSPFIGMWAANIVLGIVGIILTIKTNKEVKTITFNFIKKLIPKKLRQKDTAVIDENN
- a CDS encoding LptF/LptG family permease, with product MKIIDKYLIKQFLQTLFFGLLGFTVIFIVIDAMENLDDFIDQSVPAFKIIHYYIVFSPEIIRLITPVAVLFAALFTAGKVANLSELTAIKASGVSLFRFMLPFIITTFFISFFSIYFSGYVVPMANKTKLNIEQEYLKKNLNFSGSNIYFQDSKQRIVSISFFDNNSNRANRVSIQDFNAKDLKQMQSRIDAVSMVYDTLKHVWVANNGIKRDFYGKKQNAEYFTEYPIPNLNFTPSDLLQKQTRPSEMNLSELSNLIKSQENAGNDPTSTLIEYHSRIAFAMTSVIVVLFGLPISANKRKGGIASQVGLNILVTFLYLVFMKVSQAFGKNGLLNPIITAWIANFVFMIAAAINLWRARQ
- a CDS encoding DUF3467 domain-containing protein; this translates as MDNKQPQGQQLNIELGEKEAEGIYSNLAIISHSPAEFIIDFTRIVPGIPKAKVYSRIITTPQHAKMLMKALIDNIDKFEAKFGEIKIDNAPNQMFGFVPPKSTEKVN
- a CDS encoding tetratricopeptide repeat protein — its product is MRQTKLFVVALLMLSMLFVGYQCGSTEITSAKLYIQQKNYDKALEVLQKEVTKNPKSDEGFYLLGFVHGEQGNFMEMVDSYDKSLAISKNFEKDINTSRKYFWAQAFNRGVGYYQRGIKSADPDSAKIYYDKSISDFNSALRIEPDSADTYKNLAFVYLSKGENEAAVAPLKQLIDREKSIDGYKFLGEIYYVNGTNLKNEGKVEEAKVEFNKSIDVLEEGLKIYPNDPEMLVTLSTSYIGAERSTEAIDKYKNLVEAKPEDKNIRYNYGVLLLGADDFAGAETQFKKAIEIDAAYDNAIYNLGVTYLKWGTFLNKKSDETGVVSDEYKAKYQSALPFLEKAVQMKDANAQTWELLGKVYSVLGMNDDAKHAFDEADKIR
- a CDS encoding adenosine deaminase; its protein translation is MTTEQIIKTIPKVLLHDHLDGGLRPQTIIDLAEELNYNKLPTKNASELAEWFHRGANKGNLVEYLQGFEHTTAVMQTKEGLERISYEMMEDMHNDGVVYVETRFAPVYHRMKGLYYEDSVNAVLAGLERGKKDFGVGYGLILCGMRNMKDTVDIAELAVNFRNDGVVGFDLAGEEGGYPPKKHIEAFQHIQRANFNITIHAGEAFGKESIWQAIQWCGAHRIGHATRLLEDIVLDANGNVVKFGELAQYVLDKRIPLEICLLSNLHTGAVDKLENHPFGILYKEKFRVTINTDDRLMSDTTMTKEFLTAIEYFNLNFEDFEKITINSMKSAFIPYKERLQYIYNIIKPGYQKIREKILSFNNAKGENEKTIH
- the hutU gene encoding urocanate hydratase; amino-acid sequence: MLTDTKNIIAPTGTEISCKGWIQEAAMRMLMNNLHPDVAENPNELIVYGGSGKAARNWEAYEAIITSLQSLENDETLLVQSGKPVGIFKTHTNAPRVIISNSMLVPDWATWDEFRRLEQLGLTMYGQMTAGSWIYIGTQGILQGTYETFAEAAKKYFGGSLKNRFVLTAGLGGMGGAQPLAATFNGAAFLGVDVDRARIQKRIDTGYTDVITDNLDEALNIVLDAKQKGEALSVGLIGNAGEVHHEIIKRGIVPDIVTDQTSAHDMLNGYVPMEMSFEDAVELRKSDPEKYISLSRKTVIKHVEAMLEFKKRGSIVFDYGNNIRGEAKENGLANAFDIPGFVPEFIRPLFCDGKGPFRWAALSGDPNDIYVTDQAIREAFPENKQLLNWIDMAQKKVHFQGLPARICWLGYGERAKMGKIFNKLVADGKVKAPIVIGRDHLDCGSVASPNRETEGMIDGSDAIADWPILNALLNAIGGASWVSVHHGGGVGIGKSIHAGMVVVADGTKEAEERLERVLTYDPGMGIMRHADAGYQQAIDNAKKWNVKIPMLK
- a CDS encoding phosphoglycerate dehydrogenase: MKLKVLVADKFPDKYIQQMKDLDLEVIYNAKLGEKDLPEAAKDVDIVVVRSTIVNEETISSGKKLNLIIRAGSGVNNINIAAANKKGIYVTNCPGMNAVAVAELALGLMISLDRFIPDNVSDFNKNVWNKDKYSKGKGLKGKTLGLIGVGNIGKEVAKRALAFEMNVYGKDITRIEGVQIKDFSEMDQLLPLCDIVTIHLPSTPQTKGLFNKQMFEYMKDGAYLINTSRQDVVVEDDLLEAIKEKNIRYACDVFKGEPEGKSGEVLSKLQNNPNVYVTHHIGASTEQAQDAVAEETINIIKKFVHSGVIEHWVNRAKITDAHYQLVVKHYDKPGVLASVLEIIRSGNINIEEIENIIFEGGIAACCTMKLQTAATADMLKKISENTNVISSSHVEI